The Cohaesibacter intestini genome segment TTGCTTTGCCGGCCTTCATACGGCCATTGGCGAAGCCATCGGCAAGTCTGTCTATGACGCAATCGCCAAGGCTGTTGCCGACTGGATTATGGAAAATGATCCCGCCAACAAAGGCACAAAGGCTGTGTCCTGACTGGCACCCTCCCACCTTGAACAGCAGCGCAAGGCAAGAAACCGCGGTTACATGCGACGAATGCAGAATTTCCCCTTGCGGAACACAGAGGGAACAGATATGGTTTGTTCGTGATTTGTGCCACAGATGTCTCGCTTGATTCTCAGCCGGGCATTTTGCTTCAGACAGGAGACAGCAATGCTTACGCGAAAACAGCATGAACTTCTGATGTTCATCAACGAGCGCATCAAGGAAACCGGCGTTCCTCCTTCCTTCGACGAAATGAAAGATGCCCTCGATCTGCGTTCCAAATCCGGCATTCATCGCCTGATCACGGCGCTGGAAGAAAGAGGCTTCATCCGCCGCCTGCCCAACCGCGCTCGCGCACTCGAAGTGCTCAAGCTGCCAGAAGCGAACAGCCCTACTCTTCATTCCGCCACCCGTGGTTTCTCACCCTCCGTCGTAGAGGGCGGTTTGGGCAAGAAGAAAACCCCTCCCGCCAGCAAACCGGTTGCCGACGAACAAAGCAGCGGCGTCTCTGTCCCTGTCATGGGCCGCATTGCTGCCGGTGTTCCCATTTCCGCAATCCAGCATCAGTCTCACACCATATCCGTGCCTGTTGACATGCTGCGCGGTGGCGAGCATTTCGCGCTTGAGGTGCGCGGCGATTCCATGATCGAAGCGGGCATTCTTGATGGCGATACCGTCGTGATCAAGAAGTCCGACGATGCGGTCTCCGGTGATATCGTTGTCGCACTTGTTGATGATGAAGAGGCGACCTTGAAGCGCCTGCGCAAGAAAGGCGGCTCCATCGCACTGGAGGCAGCAAACCCGGCCTATGAAACCCGGATTTTCGGACCGGATCGTGTTCGGGTGCAGGGCAAGCTTGTTGGCCTAATGCGTCAATACTAATCGCGGTTGGTTCGATCGCCTCAAAGCATTCAACACAATAGGCCACCCAAATCCTTTGGCGAGCCCAGTTTGGGAGGCCAAAGGCCCGCAGGGCATCACGGTGTCTAATTCGATATCGCGGTTGCTGAATGCCACCGTTGATCAAGACACCTATGGCCCGATGACCAAGTAAGCGTCATTGCCAAATATGTGTCATTGCCAAGGGCGACGCCCCGCGATGAAGGATGCAACTTCGTGCAGCTCCCAGTGATGGCTTGCCGCAGTGCCATCATAAGACTTTATTGGCCGTCTCGCTGCTGTCTCCTTGGCGTTCGACACTGAGCTTTTGCCGCCTTTGTCCACGACAGGTCTTGCAATCTGCTCAAACCAGACAAAACGGCCCCCCCCCTCTGCCAACTCATCCGGTCCAATGCGATGGCGAGGTCCCGCACATGCGGCAGGAATAGGTAGTTTCGAGACGATGATGTCGTGCGTGGCACACACTTCGTCAAAGGCAGACGCCTTGCGCACCAGACCAATCGAAAGCGCTGTAGGACGACCATCCGCCCGATGGAGACCAGCAGCAAAACAAGCAAACCGGTCACATCCCGCCTTGGGCACCTTGCCCTCTTCCTCATGGCGTGTTGTCACACGCACAGCAGCGCGTAGCCCGGAGGTATTCCGTTCGCCTTCGGCATGAGGGTCGTCTTCTGCTCGGTTTGCGGCCAGCAAGCGGGCATCACCGTCAAAATGCAACAAAGAGGCAAAATCAATCGTGACGCGTTTCGAGCCGATCTGATGCCATCTCTGGTCTGTGCCTCGATAGGCCACCCTTGTGCCATTGCCAGAAATCCAGAGATCGGCAGGCACGACCAGATGCCAGACCAGCAGAGCGGCCCCAATCGGAGCAAGCGCCAGCCAAGCAAGCCCACCACGGTGGATGGCATAGGCCGCAATCGCCAGTACAAACAGCCACAAGACCATACCCTGCCCACTGACCACCAACAGCTGTTCATCTGTATGCTCGGCAATCCAACGCGCAGACGCAATCACCCGCTCCAGTCCCCAGCCGACCAGAGGCAATGTCAGCGCCTGCAACCCAACGGGCACCAGTGCGACGGAAACCAGCCCAAACGGCATGACAATCAGACTGATGATCGGCATCACCATCAAATTGGCAATCAGGCCCAGGGGAGCCATCTGCTGGAAATGGGCAATGGAAAAGGGCAACACAGCGACACCCGCAATCAGGGAAGTTGCGCCGATTCCGCCGATCCAGCGCACCGCCGTGCGTATCAGCGCCATCCAGTGCAGGCCGGACGCGTGATATTGCGTTCCCCTGTCTTCCTGCTTTACCCGATAAGCAATGCGCATCACCCGTATTCGATCATAGGAGGCGATCAGTGCAGCGGTGGCAGCAAAGGACATTTGCATGCCCGCCTCAACCATCGAATAGGGCTGAAAGAGGATCACCGCAATCAGGGCCAATGCCAGATTGTGCAGGGTCAGTGCCGGACGCCCCAATATGATTGCGATCAGAAAAATCGCCATCATCAGAAAAGCCCGGATCGTCGCAACCGACCCACCCGACAGAACCAGATAGCTTGCAGCACAAATAAGGGCGATGGCCGCAGCCCATTGTCGGATCGGATATGACAAGGCCAAATGCGGCACCAAAGCAAACAGGGCCCGCACGCCCCAAAAGATCGACATGGAAACAAGCGCCATATGCAGCCCTGAAATGGCAAGTATATGCGCCAGACCACTCTGCCTGAGAGCTTCTTTCACATCACTGGCCAGATAGTCTCGCTTACCGACTGCCAATGCTATGGCAAGGCCTCCGGCCTCCCCTTCTATCCGCTCCAAAATCTGCGTGGCGATCGCACTTCTCTTGCTTTCGATCCCGTGCCGCGCCGCATCCCACCATGCCGCAATACCCGTATCCTGCGCCTTCGGTAGCCGCTCAATCTTGCGCCCCATATAGCCTTGCCCACCGATCGAACGCGCCCAGAGATAGCGGGCATAGTCAAAGGCACCGGGATAAGAAGGCCGTTGCAGCGGCTGCAATCTGGCCAATAACCGGATGCGCTCCCCCACCGCAAAACGCTCCCCCAACGCCTTGCGCACCAGCAGCAGTCGCTGTGGCAACGGATCGGTTCCAATCCGGTCAATCGTCTCCACGCGGAGTGTCCAGCGTTCATCTTTGCGACCGTTCCGCTGCCGATAGTCGATATGATCAATCACCCCTGTGATCGCGCTGGATAGCTCTCTCTGCAAGACTGGGGTGGACGCAAACTGCCCGTGATAACTGGCAACAGACAGGCCAGACAGCGCCGAGATAGCCAGCAGAAGAACAAAATCCACCAGCCCCTTTCTGGCCCGCCGCCATCCCCATAGAGCGCTTGCCAGCATCAAAGTTACCACAATCATGAAACTGGGCTCATCCGGCAGCGAGTAATAGGCCCCGGCACCAAACGCCATCGCCAGCGCGCACCAAAGAAAGCGGGCATTCCGGCACGCGCAATCGTCCCGCCAGCTTGCCGCCAGCTGCAGGCCGAGTGCCTCTATCTTCAGATAGAGCCGCATCCAGATCCCGACAGTTGACAGAGAAGACGAAACGCGCATGTTGCCCACCGCTGCACGCTGTTCAAGCGGCATCTCAGGCGTCAGCAGGTCCTCGAACTTCCCTTCAGACGACAGGACAGCCCTCTTTTCCCCTTTTTCCGCGCTTCCGGCACCCATGAGGCCTTTCACCCCGATATCAAGCTGTGTTAGATCCTTGGCAAATCACAATGCCGGTGACCGAACCCTTCCGGTTGATGCGCCCTCTTCTTCGCGGCGTCACAACCAACCTCAACCACCGGTTTACCTTATCCCGAATGACAGGTTATTGATAGCATTATGTGTTCTGAGGTTGTAACGCGCTTCGCACCATCGCCCACCGGGTATCTGCATATCGGCGGCGCCCGCACCGCTTTGTTCAACTGGCTGTTTGCCAAGGCCAACGGCGGCAAGATGCTGCTGCGCATTGAAGACACCGACCGTGAACGGTCCACTGACGCTGCCATTGACGCGATCATTGCCGGCATGGACTGGATGGGCCTGTCGCCCGAAGGCGAGCCGATCTCGCAGTATTCCCGTGTTGAGCGTCACCGCGAAATCGTTGAGCAGCTGCTGGCAGAGGGCAAGGCCTATCGCTGCTATTGCTCGCCTGATGAGCTGACCGAGATGCGGGAAAAGGCGCGCGCCGAAAAACGCCCACCGCGCTATGATGGCACCTGGCGCGACCGCGACCCGTCCGAAGCCCCCGAAGGGATCAAGCCAGCCATTCGCATCAAGGCACCGCTCGAAGGCGAAACCGTCATTGAAGACAAAGTGCAAGGCACCGTTCGTTTCCCCAATAAAGACCTTGATGACATGATCATCATGCGTTCAGACGGCAATCCGACCTACAATCTGGCCGTCGTTGTCGACGATCATGATATGGGCATCACCCACATCATCCGTGGCGATGATCACCTGACCAACGCCGCCCGCCAGACACTCGTCTATCAGGCGCTTGGCTGGGACACGCCAATCATGGCGCATATTCCGCTGATCCATGGCCCCGACGGTGCCAAACTTTCCAAACGTCACGGCGCTCTGGGTGTTGAAGCCTATCGCGACATGGGCTACCTGCCTGAAGGCATGCGCAACTATCTTGTGCGCCTTGGCTGGGCTCATGGTGACGATGAAGTCATGACCACCGAACAAATGATCGAATGGTTCGGCTTTGACGGCATGAACAAGGCGGCAGCCCGGTTCGACTTTAAAAAGCTGGAAAATCTCAACGGCATCCATATGCGCAATGCCGATGATGCCGCCCTTTACGATCAGTTGATTGGCTTGTTGCCGCATCTCGAAGACGGTCAGGCCATGCTCGACCTGATTGATGAGGCCAAGAAGAGCCAGATCATGATGGCCATGCCAAGTGTCAAGGAGCGGGCCAAAACTCTGCTTGATCTGAAAGCGGGTCTCGCTTTCCTGTTCGACACGCGTCCGCTGGCAATGGAAGAGAAAGCCGCCAAGCTGTTGACCGATGAGGCCAAGGCGATGTTGGGCGATCTGCTGCCACAACTCGATGGCCTTGAAGAATGGAGCCTTGAAAGCACCGACGCCGTTGTTCGCGCCTTTGCGGAAGCCAAAGAGCTCAAACTTGGCAAAGTTGCTCAGCCCTTGCGGGCAGCTCTGACTGGCCGGTCCACCTCGCCGGGTATTTTTGATGTGCTGGTTGTGCTGGGCAAGGAAGAGTCTGTGGCCCGCCTGAAGGACCAGACTGCCTGACATCACGAACAATTGTGCACCACTATTTGCAGGGCCGGGCTTCATGCCGCGGCCCTGCTTTCATATATAGGAAGCACAAATGATAATGTTTCAGGCAAAAGCCCTCCAAAAGTTGATTCCCGGAGCCAAGTGCCCGTCCCATTTCAGATTTTGGAAACGGGAAAAAAACTTTACCAACTCACATTCTCTATCAGAATGTAACAATGCCTTACAAAATAGAGATCATACTATGGTAGAATAAACTACTGAAATTTATGAATTTTTCCCAATTCTCCGCAATAACACGCATGGAACAGACCTTGCAGATCAGGGAAAAATCATATACCGAAAGCACAGTTCCTTTGTTGCCTCGGAGGGTCAGCTGCGCCCAGACGCACCCTTTCATTCCGATTGCAACAGAAATTGTTTTCTAAATTTGGGAGTAGCCGAATGAGTGACAACAAAGCAACATTGAACGTTGGCGATAAGAGCTGGGAATTCCCAATCCATAGCGGGACCATTGGCCCGGATGTAATCGACGTTTCCAAGCTCTATGCCCAAACTGGCATGTTCACCTATGATCCAGGCTTCACATCGACAGCCTCTTGTGAATCCGAGATCACCTATATTGATGGCGACAAAGGCATCCTGCTGTATCGTGGCTATCCAATTGAACAGCTTGCTGAACAGGGAGACTTCTTGGAGACCTGCTTCCTGCTGCTGTATGGCCACCTGCCAACGGCGGCTGAAAAGCTCGACTTTGACACCCGTGTGACCCGTCACACCATGGTGCACGAGCAGATGAGCAAATTCTACACCGGTTTCCGCCGTGACTCGCACCCGATGGCCATTCTCGTTGGCGTGATTGGCGCTCTGTCGGCCTTCTATCACGACTCCACCGACATCACCGATCCGCATCACCGCATGGTTGCCTCCCTGCGCATGATTGCCAAGGTGCCGACCCTTGCTGCCATGGCTTACAAATACACCATTGGTCAGCCATTCGTATATCCGCGCAACGATCTGGACTATGCAGCCAACTTCCTGCATATGTGCTTCTCCGTGCCAGCCGAGCAATATAACGTGAATCCGGTTCTGGCCCGCGCCATGGACCGCATCTTCACGCTGCATGCAGACCACGAGCAGAATGCCTCCACCTCCACCGTTCGCTTGGCCGGTTCTTCCGGTGCCAACCCGTTCGGTTGTATCGCTGCCGGCATCGCCTGTCTCTGGGGTCCTGCCCATGGTGGCGCCAACGAAGCAGCACTGAACATGCTGCACGAAATCGGCACCCCTGATCGCGTGGACGAGTTTGTCCGTCGCGCCAAGGACAAGGACGATCCGTTCCGCCTGATGGGCTTTGGTCACCGCGTTTACAAAAACTACGACCCACGCGCCCGCATCATGCAGAGCACCTGTCACGAAGTGCTCAATGAACTTGGCATCAAGGACGATCCGACCCTCGAAGTCGCGATGGCTCTGGAAAAAATCGCTCTCAATGATGAATATTTCATCGAGAAGAAACTCTATCCAAACATCGACTTCTATTCCGGCATCACCCTGCGCGCCCTTGGCTTCCCAGCAGAGATGTTCACCGTGCTGTTCGCTCTGGCCCGTACCGTTGGCTGGATTGCACAGTGGAAAGAAATGGTCGAAGATCCATCCCAGCGCATCGGTCGCCCACGTCAGCTCTTCTCTGGCGCAACGGCACGCGACTACGAGGCCATCGACAAGCGCTAAGAGCGCTTATGCATCAAACGGAAAAGGCTCCCATTCGGGAGCCTTTTTTGTATCCACTGCCATGCAACAGGACGGACCTGTTTGGCAAACAAGTGGTTGAAAAGCCGGATGCAAACCGTTGATCTATTTGGCAAGATGGTCCAGCACAATCCGCGCCACCTGTCCGCTCGGCGTGCCTTCGGGCAATTGCATACGCTCATCCAGCAGCTGCAAGGCGGCCATTTGAGCTGCCCGTTCTTGGCTGTCGGACAACAGCGGGAGCAGATGCGCTGCCAGCGTGTCCGCATTGGCATCCTCATCCAGAAATTCCGGAATCGCATTGTGGCCAAGCACCAGATTGGTCAGCACGAAGGAATGGGCCTTGAACAGAAATTTGAGTTTCCCCATCAGCCAATCGACTTTATAGGCCACAACCATCGGAATGCCTGCGAGCCCCAGTTCCAGCGTCACGGTGCCAGAGGCGGCCAAAGCTGCATGCGCCTGACGGAAGGCCGCGAACTTCGCCGCTTCTCCCTCCACGATCTCTG includes the following:
- a CDS encoding ComEC/Rec2 family competence protein, whose protein sequence is MGAGSAEKGEKRAVLSSEGKFEDLLTPEMPLEQRAAVGNMRVSSSLSTVGIWMRLYLKIEALGLQLAASWRDDCACRNARFLWCALAMAFGAGAYYSLPDEPSFMIVVTLMLASALWGWRRARKGLVDFVLLLAISALSGLSVASYHGQFASTPVLQRELSSAITGVIDHIDYRQRNGRKDERWTLRVETIDRIGTDPLPQRLLLVRKALGERFAVGERIRLLARLQPLQRPSYPGAFDYARYLWARSIGGQGYMGRKIERLPKAQDTGIAAWWDAARHGIESKRSAIATQILERIEGEAGGLAIALAVGKRDYLASDVKEALRQSGLAHILAISGLHMALVSMSIFWGVRALFALVPHLALSYPIRQWAAAIALICAASYLVLSGGSVATIRAFLMMAIFLIAIILGRPALTLHNLALALIAVILFQPYSMVEAGMQMSFAATAALIASYDRIRVMRIAYRVKQEDRGTQYHASGLHWMALIRTAVRWIGGIGATSLIAGVAVLPFSIAHFQQMAPLGLIANLMVMPIISLIVMPFGLVSVALVPVGLQALTLPLVGWGLERVIASARWIAEHTDEQLLVVSGQGMVLWLFVLAIAAYAIHRGGLAWLALAPIGAALLVWHLVVPADLWISGNGTRVAYRGTDQRWHQIGSKRVTIDFASLLHFDGDARLLAANRAEDDPHAEGERNTSGLRAAVRVTTRHEEEGKVPKAGCDRFACFAAGLHRADGRPTALSIGLVRKASAFDEVCATHDIIVSKLPIPAACAGPRHRIGPDELAEGGGRFVWFEQIARPVVDKGGKSSVSNAKETAARRPIKSYDGTAASHHWELHEVASFIAGRRPWQ
- the gltA gene encoding citrate synthase codes for the protein MSDNKATLNVGDKSWEFPIHSGTIGPDVIDVSKLYAQTGMFTYDPGFTSTASCESEITYIDGDKGILLYRGYPIEQLAEQGDFLETCFLLLYGHLPTAAEKLDFDTRVTRHTMVHEQMSKFYTGFRRDSHPMAILVGVIGALSAFYHDSTDITDPHHRMVASLRMIAKVPTLAAMAYKYTIGQPFVYPRNDLDYAANFLHMCFSVPAEQYNVNPVLARAMDRIFTLHADHEQNASTSTVRLAGSSGANPFGCIAAGIACLWGPAHGGANEAALNMLHEIGTPDRVDEFVRRAKDKDDPFRLMGFGHRVYKNYDPRARIMQSTCHEVLNELGIKDDPTLEVAMALEKIALNDEYFIEKKLYPNIDFYSGITLRALGFPAEMFTVLFALARTVGWIAQWKEMVEDPSQRIGRPRQLFSGATARDYEAIDKR
- the gltX gene encoding glutamate--tRNA ligase, yielding MCSEVVTRFAPSPTGYLHIGGARTALFNWLFAKANGGKMLLRIEDTDRERSTDAAIDAIIAGMDWMGLSPEGEPISQYSRVERHREIVEQLLAEGKAYRCYCSPDELTEMREKARAEKRPPRYDGTWRDRDPSEAPEGIKPAIRIKAPLEGETVIEDKVQGTVRFPNKDLDDMIIMRSDGNPTYNLAVVVDDHDMGITHIIRGDDHLTNAARQTLVYQALGWDTPIMAHIPLIHGPDGAKLSKRHGALGVEAYRDMGYLPEGMRNYLVRLGWAHGDDEVMTTEQMIEWFGFDGMNKAAARFDFKKLENLNGIHMRNADDAALYDQLIGLLPHLEDGQAMLDLIDEAKKSQIMMAMPSVKERAKTLLDLKAGLAFLFDTRPLAMEEKAAKLLTDEAKAMLGDLLPQLDGLEEWSLESTDAVVRAFAEAKELKLGKVAQPLRAALTGRSTSPGIFDVLVVLGKEESVARLKDQTA
- the lexA gene encoding transcriptional repressor LexA — protein: MLTRKQHELLMFINERIKETGVPPSFDEMKDALDLRSKSGIHRLITALEERGFIRRLPNRARALEVLKLPEANSPTLHSATRGFSPSVVEGGLGKKKTPPASKPVADEQSSGVSVPVMGRIAAGVPISAIQHQSHTISVPVDMLRGGEHFALEVRGDSMIEAGILDGDTVVIKKSDDAVSGDIVVALVDDEEATLKRLRKKGGSIALEAANPAYETRIFGPDRVRVQGKLVGLMRQY